In Verrucomicrobiota bacterium, the genomic window GAGCCCCTCAAATGCGCTTTGTTCACGCAACTGGATTCGATTTGTCCGCCAACGACCGTGTTGGCGAGCAACACCTCATCCATTTCCATCACAAATATTGCGGCTGCCACGAAGCAACCGGAACGGGTGGTAGGCATGCATTTCTTCAATCCGGTGCCTGCCATGAAACTGGTGGAAGTCATTCGAGGTATCGCCACAAATGACAAAACGGTGGAAACGGTCACCCGGTTAGGAGAGCAGTTTGGAAAAACGGTAGTGCAGGCCAAAGACACTCCGGGATTCGTTGTTAACCGTATTCTTGTTCCGCTCCTGGTGGAAGCTATCTTCGCATTCGAGGAAGGAATCGCCACCAAAGAAGACATAGACAACGCCGTTAAATTAGGTTTGGGACATCCAATGGGTCCGCTGACACTTGCTGATTTTGTCGGTCTCGATACCCTGCTGTCCATTTGCGAGGTTTATCATCGGGAATTCGGAGATTCTAAATATCGTCCGCCCGTACTTCTTCGCCGTTACGTGGCAGCGGGTTGGCTGGGACGAAAAACTGGCAAAGGATTTTATACTTACTGACTTCCCTACCCTTCTTCGTAAAAGCCGGGCCGTTTGACTTTTTTCCCTCTTTAAAGGAACGGTACCTAAAACATCAAGGACGGCCTCCCAAGACCACCTCTGACGACTAATATGTCAGCGGACCTGCCTGGATGGCAGATAAGTAT contains:
- a CDS encoding 3-hydroxybutyryl-CoA dehydrogenase, yielding MEEIGVIGTGLMGAGIAQVAAQSGFRVLITDQQAEALQGALSKIEKGLVRANERGLLKEEVDVILARIQTTSELNDFARLDVVIEAISEQEPLKCALFTQLDSICPPTTVLASNTSSISITNIAAATKQPERVVGMHFFNPVPAMKLVEVIRGIATNDKTVETVTRLGEQFGKTVVQAKDTPGFVVNRILVPLLVEAIFAFEEGIATKEDIDNAVKLGLGHPMGPLTLADFVGLDTLLSICEVYHREFGDSKYRPPVLLRRYVAAGWLGRKTGKGFYTY